The Acanthopagrus latus isolate v.2019 chromosome 6, fAcaLat1.1, whole genome shotgun sequence genome includes a region encoding these proteins:
- the tasora gene encoding uncharacterized protein tasora isoform X1 gives MDDNLARRRRVSAAAELGANASLKDGEAIDVYPARESHPGPGRVGAAAAAAAWGMERRNSVPPGSHQRHMPMEPLKMTIPRKNKEKKALFHYVSTESREYEDMMTILNASYLDTSSAGCFTYCKPRLVQSELLEKEFVEKRREMKSEGRTEKELEESYCFLLADNFKLPWLCEKGLLVGQSRITVLGNPNKGVYLSRYSDLLQVNSFTPGATGEILIFKVMKGKVKSMYENMKNLQDPTPRFDSHISKNASKVTSLTSYRAFDLTQHYFYEYTFDELRQRPRQVCPYAVLSFQFKGKDSALTSKPLAPIRLNSQSAEGRKEPAQFTVWTGDLVKGDTVLYQISLRSFSPPFLPHKLPEKLEIGWLMRLNQVTKMLPAELFSYNLYNSSQEVMNDNHFCSLLEVTDRNRATTSVTGLLQDLEINRVVLVTPLTERGFLILLSSVQMATPTERGESWKRCLQALFVFPQSRDVTKSTTHAPSSHDASESLMSAGKVMPRLTQFIPALHHALVKARANPPPQLSTGVEHQAREYLIGLTEGKVRQYPMGNYESNLDEEGKLFPPPKHHRVNMDSYLNSYLYNPALYLLSVARVSAMVEAYCGPEEPLEVKIGRSCGGWREVTEKEATSNRRDGQTNTQKIQQLIDLVQTCKRNAENEINMEEGGGGGVGISSGRKRRLEQETAVRAIKFLKASQEPGRHSKIPVDGNQVPASPGSLASVISLIGLRDVDLREDGSELAAKLLSLLTALIQTARETATQEEVQKESFPFDKIATKLGLPTNCDIDLRKHDDLEEQMAGSVSSLEGFSPGSHSGEMNHHGAAGRGGGGGGLGRRAPGYEEEEEQWAIPWVLIPITGLCSERYTQRDRNIPQDPRFQHLTAPSITTTTKPSGMNPTPSPEPSLPLFPFLSSSPEPSPPAFPSQCPSPDPSPPPSPSQCPSPEPSPPASPSQCPSPEPSPLPSPSQCPSPQPSPSTSPSQYLSPKLSHPPSPSRCQPPEPDELSSFKKDHSGANEELLATAASREFTGVSQDREEKPQGKEKKNEEPPISASTQPSIPPAPERRTQHSLPPTEQEKEDDEVELMEVEVSPLEKEEETRPVEKLQIEEEAEVVEMIHVVGSDEEQKGEAEELLGSSLFSVTSPRPCPLRHIDSIVDKHLGDFSSEMQDVLQEESVHYSFPQSPHSTSNIDTAAVQHTLPRTPLSQFSQYVSFYNPCPPVQDYVDSLQDSINSMLTELGDSWPSHKPAPSRTNVDAALANTVSAFVSSIRAANLKTGIDDSDGEVTAADVSQTPALSREEQVWQPHSINKPNPTDSRNPPNSHVTLSVTTSAPGSLYKPTNAAVLHSPLDMSPQSNWNPQQSCTLELGRTVTPNTRKTQDDCLIRTVHFTPGADGGSSVSGTVEVTLPGFSDLSKPSSEASLTTEPVSSSASVSVNTPVSAPAADLSSLISQLQPEVFNNLVEIIKDVKRNSLQFYLHSAEREDRVHEDIKEHLLKQGNVEQSPVTFLNQENSDSRLLVIIKNKDIAGHLHKIPGLVSLKRHPSVVFVGIDTLDDIRNNSYNELFVSGGCIVSDELVLNPDFMSHDRLTSLLRILEQHSSPESLWRWKIHHKTHKKLKEQSRFRRDAANLLDILSAYQKRQIVEFLPYHHCDTTHQSPDLNCLMELQARYTQYRHTVLLTEQFEKFPAYSSSGIIVATIEEILHDFTRLVGYHQGNKSSQPIMDDILASKGLGRQLSHSDSVSEHSPSIFPEHIHPLSSRDQPQHLLHQSGSGLPPLSHLSDQLVPDTSCKDGGPQPSGKDLEDLRLAISQLRAERQAQMQQQQQFDSQAELSINPLKSFLPNPVSTSSRHTTPPLRPTESAPLNPGKKAVAATLEFIHSALQTELEDELRETEAEGWRSRERREQRDGTPVRKVGSVGGNLGPSNSDTSITSSHPNTAAVTEPSNQTDATSDRREKADQHGAAYSSNSCPAEGDTSRDTQLGPDQPVREEAAPCGNSTLGTAIGTKVTGSITTVTDQKDNPNPAVPRVLQIQLPQQHRQNLNHHQQHLQQSHLHLQQPPHSQQRGANLLQPPHLPHLHNQHFSHSPLLGPLTTLGGGLLGPTPVWPGAMGPTRAAALVWGFPGGRDFTGSRLMGGYHNPAGQGSNMYRGGQRGGGFNGM, from the exons ATGGACGACAACCTGGCTCGGAGGCGGAGGGTGTCTGCTGCCGCCGAGCTTGGAGCTAACGCTAGCCTGAAAGATGGCGAGGCAATCGATGTGTACCCAGCCAGAGAAAGTCATCCCGGTCCGGGCAGAGTGGGTGCTGCTGCCGCGGCGGCTGCTTgggggatggagaggaggaactCGGTACCGCCAGGGAGTCACCAGAGACATATGCCCATGGAGCCCCTCAAGATGACTATACCGAGGAAAAATAAGGAAAAGAAAG ctctgttcCATTATGTCTCCACTGAGTCCAGGGAGTATGAAGACATGATGACCATCCTGAATGCCAGCTACCTCGACACCAGCTCTGCTGGCTGCTTCACCTACTGTAAACCTCGGCTTGTCCAAAGTGAGCTGCTGGAGAAAGAG tttgtagagaagaggagggagatgaagtcagaggggaggacagaaaaggagctggaggagagctaCTGTTTCCTGCTGGCTGATAATTTTAAG CTGCCCTGGCTCTGTGAGAAGGGGCTGCTCGTGGGTCAGAGCAGGATTACAGTGCTGGGAAACCCCAATAAAG gcGTGTATCTGTCCAGGTACTCCGACCTGCTCCAGGTGAACTCCTTCACACCTGGTGCCACTGGGGAGATCCTCATCTTCAAAGTGATGAAG GGGAAAGTAAAGAGTATGTACGAAAACATGAAGAACCTTCAAGATCCAACACCTCGCTTTGACAGCCACATCTCCAAAAACGCCAGCAAGGTCACCTCGCTCACCTCCTACCGCGCCTTCGATCTCACACAG CATTATTTCTACGAGTACACATTTGATGAGCTGCGTCAGCGGCCTCGCCAGGTCTGTCCATACGCTGTTCTCTCCTTCCAGTTTAAAGGAAAAGACTCTGCACTTACCAGCAAACCTCTGGCCCCAATCAG Gttgaacagccaatcagcagaggggaggaaag agCCTGCTCAGTTCACAGTTTGGACTGGAGATTTGGTGAAAGGTGACACCGTTCTCTACCAGATCTCCCTtcgctccttctctcctcccttcctgcCCCACAAATT ACCAGAGAAGCTGGAAATTGGTTGGTTGATGAGGCTTAACCAGGTGACCAAGATGCTCCCTGCAGAACTGTTCTCCTACAACCTCTACAACAGCAGCCAAGAAG ttATGAATGACAACCACTTCTGCAGTCTCCTGGAGGTGACAGATAGAAATCGGGCCACGACCAGCGTAACAGGTCTGCTGCAGGACCTGGAGATAAACAGAGTG GTTCTGGTGACTCCACTCACAGAGAGAGGCTTTCTCATCCTGCTATCCAGCGTTCAGATGGCCACACCCACAG agagaggagagagctggaAGAGGTGTCTTCAGGCTTTGTTTGTCTTCCCACAATCCAGAGATGTGACCAAGTCCA caacgCATGCTCCTTCTTCCCATGATGCCTCTGAGTCATTGATGTCTGCTGGGAAGGTGATGCCACGGCTGACCCAGTTCATCCCCGCCTTGCATCATGCTCTAGTCAAGGCCCGCGCCAACCCCCCACCTCAGCTGTCTACTGGCGTCGAGCACCAGGCACGGGAATACCTCATCGGCCTGACCGAGGGCAAG GTTCGACAGTACCCCATGGGCAACTATGAATCCAACTTGGATGAGGAAGGAaagctgtttcctcctcccaAACACCACAGAGTGAACATGGATAGCTATCTGAACTCCTACCTGTACAACCCTGCCCTCTACCTGCTGTCAGTGGCCCGGGTCAGTGCGATGGTGGAGGCGTACTGTGGCCCTGAGGAGCCGCTGGAAGTGAAGATCGGGAGGAGCTGTGGAGGTTGGAGAGAGGTGACGGAGAAGGAGGCGACCAGCAACAGAAGGGACGGACAGACCAACACTCaaaag atcCAGCAGCTGATCGACCTGGTCCAGACCTGTAAGAGAAATGCAGAAAACGAGATAAAcatggaggaaggaggaggaggaggagtggggatATCATCCGGGAGGAAGAGGCGACTGGAGCAGGAGACGGCAGTGAGGGCGATTAAGTTCCTAAAGGCATCACAGGAACCGGGGAGACACAGCAAGATTCCAG TTGATGGGAACCAAGTCCCTGCCTCTCCTGGCTCTCTTGCGTCTGTGATTAGCTTAATTGGTCTGAGGGATGTTGATCTAAGGGAAGATGGATCTGAACTAGCTGCCAAACTTCTCAGCCTGCTGACAG CTCTCATACAGACTGCAAGGGAGACAGCAACTCAAGAGGAGGTTCAGAAGGAATCCTTTCCATTTGATAAGATAGCCACCAAGCTGGGTCTGCCCACCAACTGTGACATCGACCTGAGGAAGCATGATGACTTAGAG gAGCAGATGGCGGGAAGCGTCAGTAGTTTGGAGGGATTCAGTCCCGGCTCCCACAGCGGAGAGATGAATCACCACGGAGCagcaggtagaggaggaggaggcggaggccTGGGGAGGAGAGCTCCAGGAtacgaagaggaggaggaacaatgGGCGATCCCGTGGGTCCTCATACCCATCacag gtctgtgttCAGAGCGCTACAcccagagagacagaaacatccCTCAGGACCCTCGCTTCCAGCACCTCACGGCACCGAGCATCACCACAACAACCAAACCCTCCGGGATGAACCCCACCCCGTCTCCTGAGCCCAgccttcctctcttccccttCCTGTCCTCATCCCCGGAGCCCAGCCCCCCTGCTTTCCCCTCCCAGTGCCCATCGCCAGACCCCAGCCCTCCCCCTTCACCTTCACAGTGCCCGTCTCCAGAGCCCAGTCCCCCCGCTTCTCCATCACAGTGCCCGTCTCCAGAGCCCAGCCCTCTGCCCTCTCCCTCCCAGTGCCCGTCTCCACAGCCCAGCCCTTCCACATCTCCTTCCCAATACTTGTCCCCTAAGCTCAGCCATCCCCCATCCCCCTCCCGGTGCCAGCCCCCAGAGCCTGATGAGCTCAGCTCATTTAAGAAGGACCACAGTGGTGCTAATGAGGAGCTGTTAGCCACTGCAGCCTCCAGGGAGTTCACAG GAGTATCCCAGGATAGAGAAGAGAAACCtcaggggaaagaaaagaagaatgaagAGCCGCCCATCTCTGCATCCACCCAGCCATCTatccctccagctccagagagGAGGACACAACACTCTTTACCACCCACTGAACAGGAGAAGGAAGATGATGAGGTGGAGTTAATGGAGGTAGAGGTATCACCTttagaaaaggaagaagagactCGGCCAGTTGAGAAACTGCAAAtagaagaggaagcagaggtgGTTGAAATGATTCATGTGGTAGGTAGTGATGAGGAGCAAAAGGGAGAAGCAGAGGAACTGTTGGGTAGCTCTTTGTTTTCCGTCACCTCGCCTCGTCCGTGTCCTCTCAGACACATCGACAGCATCGTGGACAAACATCTGGGCGACTTCTCCTCAGAGATGCAGGACGttctgcaggaggagagtgTTCATTACAGCTTCCCACAGTCCCCACACTCCACTTCAAACATAGACACAGCAGCAGTCCAACACACACTCCCACGCACACCCCTATCTCAGTTCTCACAGTATGTTTCTTTCTACAACCCCTGCCCCCCTGTCCAGGACTACGTTGACTCACTACAGGACAGCATTAACAGCATGCTAACAGAGCTTGGGGACAGCTGGCCGAGCCACAAGCCTGCCCCAAGCAGGACTAATGTTGATGCCGCTTTGGCAAACACAGTCAGTGCTTTTGTGTCCAGCATCCGGGCAGCTAATTTAAAAACAGGCATAGATGATAGTGACGGTGAagtgacagctgctgatgtcaGTCAAACTCCTGCACTCTCAAGAGAAGAACAAGTATGGCAGCCACATTCAATCAACAAACCAAATCCTACAGACAGCAGGAATCCCCCAAATTCACACGTCACTTTATCTGTTACTACCTCTGCGCCTGGTTCGCTCTACAAGCCTACCAACGCTGCTGTCCTCCATTCTCCTCTCGACATGTCCCCACAGTCCAACTGGAATCCACAGCAAAGTTGCACTTTAGAACTTGGCAGAACAGTCACTCCTAACACTAGAAAAACACAAGACGATTGCCTAATCAGGACTGTACATTTTACCCCTGGAGCAGACGGTGGCAGTAGTGTTTCAGGTACTGTTGAGGTGACTTTGCCAGGATTCAGTGATCTATCGAAACCCTCATCGGAAGCATCACTCACGACTGAGCCAGTCTCCAGTTCGGCCTCTGTGTCGGTCAACACTCCCGTCTCGGCTCCGGCTGCAGACCTGAGCTCCCTGAtcagccagctgcagccagAGGTGTTCAACAACCTGGTGGAGATAATAAAAGACGTGAAGAGAAACTCCCTGCAGTTCTACCTCCACAGCGCTGAGCGAGAGGACCGGGTCCATGAAGACATCAAG GAACACTTGTTGAAGCAGGGTAACGTGGAGCAGAGTCCTGTCACCTTCCTGAACCAAGAAAACTCTGACAGCAGACTGCTGGTCATCATTAAGAACAAAGACATCGCTGGACACTTACACAAG ATTCCAGGTCTGGTGTCTCTGAAGCGACACCCGTCCGTGGTGTTTGTGGGAATCGACACACTAGACGACATCAGGAACAACAGCTACAACGAGCTCTTTGTTTCTGGAGGCTGCATCGTTTCAGACGAGTTAGTCCTCAATCCAGACTTCATGAGTCATG ACCGACTGACTTCCCTGCTGAGGATCCTGGAGCAGCACAGTTCTCCTGAGAGTTTGTGGAGGTGGAAGATTCACCACAAAACCCACAAGAAGTTAAAAGAACAATCCAG GTTCAGAAGAGATGCAGCCAACCTGCTGGACATCCTCTCGGCCTATCAGAAACGGCAGATCGTTGAGTTTCTCCCGTATCATCACTGCGACACCACCCATCAGTCGCCAGACCTCAACTGTCTCATGGAGCTCCAGGCCCGATACACACAGTACCGACACACAGTCCTCCTGACTG AGCAATTTGAGAAGTTCCCAGCCTACTCCAGTAGCGGAATCATCGTGGCCACTATCGAAGAAATCCTGCACGACTTCACCAGACTGGTCGGTTACCATCAAGGCAACAAGAGCAGCCAGCCAATCATGGATGACATTCTGGCTTCCAAAG GTCTCGGCAGACAACTGAGTCACAGTGACTCTGTGTCTGAAcactctccctccatcttcccaGAACACATCCATCCCCTCTCATCCCGTGACCAGCCCCAAcatctcctccatcagtccGGCTCTGgcctcccccccctctcccaTCTCTCTGACCAGCTCGTACCTGACACCTCCTGTAAGGACGGTGGTCCGCAGCCTTCAGGCAAAGACTTAGAGGACCTTCGATTGGCCATCTCACAGTTACGGGCTGAACGTCAGGcgcagatgcagcagcagcagcagtttgactcCCAGGCGGAGTTGAGCATCAACCCCCTCAAAAGCTTCCTTCCGAATCCCGTTAGTACAAGTAGCCGTCACACCACTCCTCCTCTACGTCCCACAGAGTCGGCCCCGCTTAATCCTGGCAAGAAAGCAGTGGCAGCCACTCTGGAGTTTATTCACTCGGCACTGCAGACGGAGCTGGAGGATGAGCTGAGGGAGACAGAAGCAGAGGGATGGAGGTCTAGAGAAAGACGAGAGCAGAGAGATGGTACTCCAGTAAGAAAAGTGGGGTCAGTCGGAGGAAACCTGGGTCCCAGTAACAGCGACACATCTATCACTTCTTCCcatccaaacacagctgcagtgacagagcCAAGTAACCAGACAGATGCAACCagtgacaggagagagaaagcagatcAACACGGGGCAGCCTACAGCTCCAACTCTTGCCCTGCAGAGGGCGATACATCGAG agacacacagctgggccCGGACCAGCCAGTAAGAGAAGAAGCAGCACCATGTGGCAACAGCACTTTGGGAACTGCCATTGGCACCAAGGTAACAGGAAGTATCACCACTGTAACAGACCAGAAAGACAATCCAAATCCTGCTGTGCCCCGTGTACTGCAGATCCAACTGCCCCAACAGCATCGGCAGAACCTGAACCACCACCAGCAACATCTCCAGCAGAGTCATTTGCACCTACAACAACCACCTCACAGCCAGCAGAGGGGTGCTAACCTCCTGCAGCCTCCCCACCTGCCTCATCTCCACAACCAGCATTTCTCCCACAGCCCTTTGCTGGGACCCCTGACCACCCTGGGAGGTGGCCTCTTGGGGCCCACGCCTGTCTGGCCAGGGGCCATGGGCCCCACCCGTGCTGCTGCCCTGGTCTGGGGCTTCCCAGGGGGCAGGGACTTCACTGGTTCCAGACTGATGGGGGGGTACCACAACCCTGCAGGCCAGGGCAGCAACATGTACAGAGGGgggcaaagaggaggaggcttTAATGGGATGTAG